A section of the Telopea speciosissima isolate NSW1024214 ecotype Mountain lineage chromosome 3, Tspe_v1, whole genome shotgun sequence genome encodes:
- the LOC122654144 gene encoding MACPF domain-containing protein At1g14780 has protein sequence MSDGRVGIVERALSSLGKGFDITSDFRLKFCKGKERLVLINEEEKRDLTIPGFGVLKDVSLDIKCDKGDRSRCQSDVLGFNQMSEYLNQKGSVAGKIPSGLFDAMFGYSGSSWAYDASVTKSLAIDGYFITLFNLHIDRYPLILSDEVTKAIPATWDPSALARFIENYGTHIIVGLEIGGLDVVLVRQDKSSTLQTSEVKKHLDDLGDQLFTGTCPLSFSSNQPKESPRPYKIKAPEAFNVFNPQQPMLLDSFSSVTAKDGIMVICSKRGGDPTSHSHCEWLLTVPQRPEAINFKFIPICSLLKNVPGKGLLSHAINLYLRYKPPVADLQYLLDFQSYKSWAPSLNELPLGPVTNRGLSNPSLQLNIMGAKLYVNTDQVTVGRSPITGMRLYLEGMKCNRLAIHLQHLTSTPMVLQDKLREPFKWRSSFDIIDDERFFEPIQWKKFSHVCTAPVRYDPAWVTTREDTVFIVTGAQLLVKQHESKDILHLRLLFSEVSHAIVARSLWQQGPSNYSQKSRFFSTVSTSFSGNNFEKQKEQPIVIDSGVFPMGPPVQTQRLTKFVDVAELCKGPQDCPGYWIVTGAKLDLEKGKICLHVKFSLLCFTDE, from the exons ATGAGTGATGGTCGTGTTGGGATTGTGGAGAGAGCACTAAGCAGCTTAGGTAAGGGGTTTGACATAACCTCTGATTTCAGATTGAAGTTCtgcaaaggaaaagaaaggttaGTTTTGatcaatgaagaagagaagagagacctCACAATTCCAGGATTTGGAGTCCTCAAAGATGTTTCTCTCGATATCAAATGCGATAAAGGTGATCGAAGCCGATGTCAATCTgatgttcttgggttcaatcaG ATGTCGGAGTACTTAAACCAGAAGGGTTCAGTGGCAGGGAAGATCCCTTCAGGGCTATTTGATGCAATGTTTGGGTATAGTGGCAGTTCATGGGCTTATGATGCATCTGTTACCAAAAGCTTAGCTATTGATGGTTATTTCATCACTCTCTTTAACCTTCACATTGATCGATATCCCCTAATCCTCTCTGATGAAGTAACAAAAGCAATTCCAGCCACTTGGGATCCAAGTGCCCTTGCAAG GTTCATTGAGAATTATGGGACCCACATAATCGTAGGGTTGGAAATTGGGGGTTTGGATGTGGTGCTGGTTAGGCAAGATAAATCTTCCACTTTGCAAACATCAGAGGTGAAAAAGCACTTGGATGACCTTGGAGATCAATTGTTTACAGGGACATGTCCCCTCTCTTTCTCATCAAACCAGCCCAAGGAATCTCCACGTCCTTACAAAATTAAG GCTCCCGAGGCATTTAACGTTTTCAACCCACAACAACCTATGCTTTTGGATAGCTTCTCCTCAGTCACAGCCAAGGAT GGCATTATGGTTATATGTTCAAAGAGAGGAGGGGATCCTACATCCCATAGCCACTGTGAATGGCTTCTAACAGTGCCGCAGAGGCCAGAAGCCATCAATTTCAAGTTCATACCCATATGCTCTCTCCTCAAAAATGTTCCTGGCAAAGGTCTCTTATCACATGCCATTAACCTATACCTTCGAT ACAAGCCACCCGTTGCTGATTTACAGTACCTCCTAGACTTCCAATCTTACAAATCATGGGCTCCCAGTCTAAATGAACTTCCATTGGGCCCAGTCACAAATAGAGGTTTATCGAACCCATCTCTCCAGCTCAACATAATGGGCGCAAAGCTATATGTGAATACAGATCAG GTTACAGTCGGAAGGAGTCCGATCACCGGAATGCGGTTGTATCTCGAGGGCATGAAGTGTAATAG GTTGGCTATACACCTACAACACTTAACAAGCACCCCAATGGTGCTTCAAGACAAATTAAGAGAGCCATTCAAGTGGCGAAGTTCTTTTGATATCATCGATGATGAGCGGTTTTTCGAACCAATCCAATGGAAGAAATTCTCACATGTATGTACTGCACCAGTAAGATATGATCCAGCATGGGTTACTACAAGGGAAGATACAGTGTTCATTGTCACCGGTGCACAACTTCTTGTGAAGCAACATGAATCTAAAGACATACTTCACCTTCGCCTTTTGTTCTCTGAGGTCTCACATGCTATTGTTGCACGATCCCTATGGCAGCAAGGTCCTTCCAATTACTCTCAGAAGTCAAGATTCTTCTCCACTGTTAGTACATCGTTTTCAGGCAATaactttgaaaaacaaaaagagcaGCCGATAGTGATTGATTCCGGCGTGTTTCCAATGGGTCCACCGGTGCAAACTCAAAGACTTACAAAATTTGTGGATGTGGCTGAGTTGTGTAAGGGACCTCAAGATTGTCCTGGGTATTGGATAGTCACCGGAGCTAAGCTGGACTTGGAGAAGGGGAAGATTTgtttacatgtcaagttttcTCTCTTGTGTTTTACTGACGagtaa